One stretch of Acropora muricata isolate sample 2 chromosome 12, ASM3666990v1, whole genome shotgun sequence DNA includes these proteins:
- the LOC136891759 gene encoding uncharacterized protein — MESKDFTEDFDKEDGFVLYTESKRYKQADFNPTDNSGISYEVFQQSSLSQYSCAASTSRMDIATGITQGKLFPNRQTTFLTVSDVPMQLSKPFQLAQQMNQNTSQAARKSPPNVEQYQYDFTLERNVLHGH, encoded by the exons ATGGAGTCGAAGGATTTCACTGAGGACTTCGACAAAGAGGATGGCTTCgttttgtacacagaaagcaaaCGATATAAG CAAGCTGATTTCAATCCTACGGATAATAGTGGCATTTCCTATGAGGTGTTTCAGCAAAGTTCCCTGTCCCAATACTCTTGTGCAG cATCAACGTCACGCATGGACATTGCAACAGGAATAACCCAGGGAAAGTTATTTCCAAACAGACAGACAACTTTTCTAACGGTATCAGATGTTCCCATGCAGCTATCAAAACCTTTTCAACTCGCACAACAGATGAATCAAAACACTTCTCAGGCTGCAAGGAAATCACCACCAAATGTTGAGCAGTATCAGTATGACTTTACTTTAGAGAGAAACGTTTTACACGGCCATTGA
- the LOC136891749 gene encoding glucocorticoid-induced transcript 1 protein-like isoform X1, translating into MASQPSQRPRRNASPASSSKLQPMRATLPFSLMATNPSPTRGNGLRRPSPSSSPVHGSDNNLRTRRSSPETRGSPEHRRSPSSPSSSSKGERSKTTKSSSAIRRTPSLDAISPYMSGQWPKEVGSYGPTMCHKSTQTPVWDEGEIEENLTSRQKRSNSLGSADQKIKEKLKHLRKQGNKSSQIYGRQSPLHGDHTAVPPSRLHQSIPISIPMAARPTEGPQKRSLEGPNSEIQKIVTVLTDTQIEKQVVEHIPDGRKAPVVEVLSGTFRTSDIQTQTPATNQDVQNGGGSNEVNNRSHSASPSYPIIAGLPSDSRPSSRCSSGGAVENEENVSPEIPTGPKYASSPKPNNSYQFAREPPDGAEKVPWLVEDADSHRSSLTPGPDKTKVKIINLSARSAFSAFSLPSYPKMAMTSPATASKQLSQVEASQ; encoded by the exons ATGGCTTCCCAGCCATCCCAGAGACCTCGCCGAAATGCTTCGCCTGCATCAAGTTCAAAGCTTCAGCCGATGCGGGCCACTTTACCGTTTTCACTTATGGCCACTAATCCAAGTCCCACTCGTGGAAATGGGCTGAGGAGGCCAAGTCCTTCATCTTCGCCTGTTCATGGCTCTGATAATAACCTCAGAACTCGCAGAAGTTCGCCAGAAACACGTGGATCCCCAGAGCATCGTCGCAGTCCTTCTTCTCCATCTTCGAGCTCGAAAG GTGAAAGGAGCAAAACTACAAAAAGTAGTTCGGCTATAAGGAGAACTCCTTCATTAGACGCCATTTCTCCTTACATGAGCGGACAGTGGCCAAAAGAGGTTGGAAGTTACGGGCCGACTATGTGTCACAAGTCAACCCAG ACCCCTGTTTGGGATGAGGGTGAGATTGAAGAAAATTTAACTTCAAGACAGAAAAGATCAAACTCTTTGGGGAGTGCAGACCAGAAAATTAAAGAG aaattgaaGCACTTGCGAAAGCAAGGAAATAAATCAAGTCAGATTTATGGTCGTCAGTCTCCCCTTCATGGAGATCACACGGCAGTTCCTCCAAGCCGACTGCATCAGTCCATTCCTATCTCAATTCCTATGGCAGCAAGACCCACGGAGGGGCCACAGAAGAGAAGCTTGGAAGGGCCAAACTCTGAAATACAGAAGATAGTAACTGTGTTAACAGATACTCAAATTGAAAAG CAGGTAGTGGAACACATTCCTGATGGACGCAAAGCACCTGTTGTTGAGGTTCTGTCAGGTACATTTCGTACCTCTGACATTCAGACACAGACGCCAGCTACGAACCAAGATGTCCAAAATGGTGGAGGAAGTAACGAGGTCAATAACAGAAGCCACTCAGCTTCACCATCATATCCCATAATTGCAGGGCTCCCATCTGATTCTCGGCCATCCTCACGGTGTTCTTCAGGAGGTGCTGTAGAGAATGAAGAAAATGTTTCTCCAGAGATTCCTACAGGCCCTAAATATGCGTCTTCTCCCAAGCCAAATAATTCTTATCAGTTTGCAAGGGAACCCCCAGATGGTGCCGAGAAAGTGCCATGGCTTGTTGAAGATGCTGATAG TCATAGATCTTCCCTTACTCCTGGACCAGACAAGACAAAGGTCAAAATCATTAACCTGAGTGCAAGATCAGCATTTTCTGCTTTCTCTCTGCCTTCTTATCCCAAGATGGCAATGACATCTCCAGCTACAGCCAGCAAGCAACTTTCACAAGTGGAGGCGTCCCAGTAG
- the LOC136891749 gene encoding glucocorticoid-induced transcript 1 protein-like isoform X2, whose amino-acid sequence MASQPSQRPRRNASPASSSKLQPMRATLPFSLMATNPSPTRGNGLRRPSPSSSPVHGSDNNLRTRRSSPETRGSPEHRRSPSSPSSSSKGERSKTTKSSSAIRRTPSLDAISPYMSGQWPKEVGSYGPTMCHKSTQTPVWDEGEIEENLTSRQKRSNSLGSADQKIKEKLKHLRKQGNKSSQIYGRQSPLHGDHTAVPPSRLHQSIPISIPMAARPTEGPQKRSLEGPNSEIQKIVTVLTDTQIEKVVEHIPDGRKAPVVEVLSGTFRTSDIQTQTPATNQDVQNGGGSNEVNNRSHSASPSYPIIAGLPSDSRPSSRCSSGGAVENEENVSPEIPTGPKYASSPKPNNSYQFAREPPDGAEKVPWLVEDADSHRSSLTPGPDKTKVKIINLSARSAFSAFSLPSYPKMAMTSPATASKQLSQVEASQ is encoded by the exons ATGGCTTCCCAGCCATCCCAGAGACCTCGCCGAAATGCTTCGCCTGCATCAAGTTCAAAGCTTCAGCCGATGCGGGCCACTTTACCGTTTTCACTTATGGCCACTAATCCAAGTCCCACTCGTGGAAATGGGCTGAGGAGGCCAAGTCCTTCATCTTCGCCTGTTCATGGCTCTGATAATAACCTCAGAACTCGCAGAAGTTCGCCAGAAACACGTGGATCCCCAGAGCATCGTCGCAGTCCTTCTTCTCCATCTTCGAGCTCGAAAG GTGAAAGGAGCAAAACTACAAAAAGTAGTTCGGCTATAAGGAGAACTCCTTCATTAGACGCCATTTCTCCTTACATGAGCGGACAGTGGCCAAAAGAGGTTGGAAGTTACGGGCCGACTATGTGTCACAAGTCAACCCAG ACCCCTGTTTGGGATGAGGGTGAGATTGAAGAAAATTTAACTTCAAGACAGAAAAGATCAAACTCTTTGGGGAGTGCAGACCAGAAAATTAAAGAG aaattgaaGCACTTGCGAAAGCAAGGAAATAAATCAAGTCAGATTTATGGTCGTCAGTCTCCCCTTCATGGAGATCACACGGCAGTTCCTCCAAGCCGACTGCATCAGTCCATTCCTATCTCAATTCCTATGGCAGCAAGACCCACGGAGGGGCCACAGAAGAGAAGCTTGGAAGGGCCAAACTCTGAAATACAGAAGATAGTAACTGTGTTAACAGATACTCAAATTGAAAAG GTAGTGGAACACATTCCTGATGGACGCAAAGCACCTGTTGTTGAGGTTCTGTCAGGTACATTTCGTACCTCTGACATTCAGACACAGACGCCAGCTACGAACCAAGATGTCCAAAATGGTGGAGGAAGTAACGAGGTCAATAACAGAAGCCACTCAGCTTCACCATCATATCCCATAATTGCAGGGCTCCCATCTGATTCTCGGCCATCCTCACGGTGTTCTTCAGGAGGTGCTGTAGAGAATGAAGAAAATGTTTCTCCAGAGATTCCTACAGGCCCTAAATATGCGTCTTCTCCCAAGCCAAATAATTCTTATCAGTTTGCAAGGGAACCCCCAGATGGTGCCGAGAAAGTGCCATGGCTTGTTGAAGATGCTGATAG TCATAGATCTTCCCTTACTCCTGGACCAGACAAGACAAAGGTCAAAATCATTAACCTGAGTGCAAGATCAGCATTTTCTGCTTTCTCTCTGCCTTCTTATCCCAAGATGGCAATGACATCTCCAGCTACAGCCAGCAAGCAACTTTCACAAGTGGAGGCGTCCCAGTAG
- the LOC136891750 gene encoding uncharacterized protein, whose translation MTKTISRKPAKANGRTTNDAGTKRTAKSSKKRSSHFQESNLPLKSIIGIGTIILVIAAVLVGFRVVPAFKMPFKDRALQEGSASFKERKVNIQTNGVEKKRSTTKSKGMYAQDLPKEFQNFKLSVQSKLSMKNIKENNHQMKIHELKHENSKSHVHAYVVENFLSENECNSLAMVHRAHVSELKKQVPIICFDSVKSFREYLKDAMLKIKVSQSDFTEGTTCVNETFSAKLQAYFKWSFSTAFYPGESKFSTIFAQRIQRATGLKLENGGKFQITSYPKDVGYKNHTDCLVNHGEKRDRFATILVYLRDVEEGGETKFPQLGISVKPQMGLALIWNSMNSKGECDPTSIHNAAKVVKGHKFIIQRWYYYHNFPSLGRRPEEPRLPPRSANQPRVSCDEYEQGSCRWYDEWNYDHLLDYTANLQNLI comes from the exons ATGACGAAGACTATTAGTCGAAAACCCGCCAAGGCGAATGGCAGAACCACAAATGACGCAGGCACCAAACGCACTGCAAAATCATCCAAGAAACGGAGTTCGCATTTCCAGGAATCGAACTTGCCGCTAAAATCGATTATCGGCATTGGCACTATTATTTTAGTAATCGCAGCAGTTTTGGTCGGTTTTCGCGTTGTTCCCGCCTTCAAAATGCCTTTCAAAGATAGAGCTTTGCAAGAAGGAAGCGCTAGCTTTAAGGAGCGAAAAGTTAACATACAGACAAATGGTGTTGAAAAGAAACGATCGACGACAAAATCAAAAG GAATGTATGCACAGGATCTGCCTAAAgagtttcaaaatttcaagttgTCGGTTCAAAGCAAGTTGAGCatgaaaaatattaaagaaaataaCCATCAGATGAAAATCCATGaactgaaacatgaaaattctaAGAGTCATGTCCATGCATATGTTGTGGAAAACTTTCTCtctgaaaatgaatgcaacagTCTAGCTATGGTACACCGTGCACATGTGTCAGAACTTAAGAAGCAGGTGCCAATCATatgttttgatagcgtcaaGTCATTCCGTGAATACCTGAAGGATGCAATGCTGAAGATAAAGGTGTCACAAAGTGATTTTACTGAAGGAACAACATGTGTCAATGAGACATTTTCAGCCAAACTTCAAGCATATTTTAAGTGGAGTTTTAGTACAGCATTTTATCCAGGAGAGAGCAAATTCTCCACGATCTTTGCTCAAAGGATACAAAGAGCAACAGGCTTGAAGCTTGAAAATGGAGGAAAATTTCAAATAACTTCATATCCGAAAGATGTTG gCTATAAGAATCACACCGATTGTCTTGTAAACCATGGTGAAAAACGTGACCGCTTTGCCACTATACTTGTTTACTTAAGAGATGTGGAAGAAGGCGGAGAAACCAAATTTCCACAGCTAGGAATTAGTGTTAAACCTCAGATGGGGCTTGCCCTGATTTGGAACAGTATGAACTCCAAAGGAGAATGCGATCCAACATCCATTCACAATGCTGCTAAGGTTGTCAAGGGACACAAGTTTATCATACAGAGATG GTATTACTATCATAACTTCCCATCCCTTGGGAGACGCCCAGAGGAGCCAAGATTACCACCACGCAGTGCCAATCAACCCAGGGTGTCCTGTGACGAGTATGAACAAGGAAGTTGCAGATGGTACGATGAATGGAATTACGATCATCTGTTGGATTACACAGCTAACCTGCAAAATCTGATTTAG